Proteins from one Peromyscus eremicus chromosome 8a, PerEre_H2_v1, whole genome shotgun sequence genomic window:
- the Borcs6 gene encoding BLOC-1-related complex subunit 6, with protein MEAGRGRPGPEPELSAAADPQAAVFSDKPVRTPSKPPPSVVRGSGEEEAENVGVASRHPRASPKTSSGSIVHRPELDAREVQPGLRATPSRAGGLRGPAGSEHAPPPSSCHREPEPSENQPSAPSVCRRGSPGGVEMNVEPPLQESEEPDEEEEAAAAGRAGRSFPSRLQDSRSLDGLSGACGGGGASASGEAGAGGGRRATISSPLELEGTVSRHGDLTHFVANNLQLKIRLSGAPPPLPPASVRPCLTPAPTPTIPPIDPDVLRDLERLSRDLGGRVDRLLRGLGGAVQELTALSVGCIQTYRDAVDSLGEAVDMSIKGMYTLLARCEELERALQPVQGLARQVRDIRRTLEVLEALCK; from the coding sequence ATGGAGGCCGGCCGGGGGCGGCCCGGGCCGGAACCGGAGCTGTCGGCGGCAGCCGACCCTCAGGCCGCGGTTTTCAGCGACAAGCCGGTCCGAACGCCCTCGAAGCCGCCGCCCTCCGTGGTGCGGGGGTCCGGGGAGGAAGAGGCTGAGAACGTTGGGGTCGCGAGCCGTCACCCGCGAGCGTCCCCGAAGACGTCGAGCGGCAGCATCGTCCACCGGCCGGAGCTGGACGCTCGCGAGGTCCAGCCGGGCCTCCGGGCGACGCCGTCACGGGCCGGGGGTCTCCGGGGGCCCGCGGGTTCCGAGCACGCCCCGCCCCCGTCCTCCTGCCACCGCGAGCCGGAGCCCAGCGAGAACCAGCCTTCCGCCCCGAGCGTCTGCCGTCGGGGGAGCCCGGGCGGCGTCGAGATGAACGTGGAGCCGCCGCTGCAGGAGAGTGAAGAGCCCGACgaagaggaggaggcggcggcggcgggtcGGGCTGGCCGCTCGTTCCCCAGCCGCCTCCAGGACAGCCGCAGCCTGGACGGGCTGAGTGGGGCGTGCGGCGGAGGGGGAGCCTCCGCCAGTGGCGAGGCCGGCGCGGGCGGAGGACGACGCGCCaccatctccagccccttagaGCTCGAGGGCACGGTGAGCCGCCACGGCGACCTCACCCACTTTGTCGCCAACAACCTCCAACTCAAGATCCGATTGAGTGGCGCCCCACCGCCCCTTCCCCCGGCCTCTGTGCGGCCCTGCCTGACGCCCGCACCCACTCCCACTATCCCTCCCATCGACCCCGACGTGCTGCGGGATCTGGAGCGGCTGAGCCGCGACCTGGGCGGCCGGGTGGACCGTCTGCTTCGCGGGCTGGGGGGTGCGGTGCAGGAGCTGACAGCCTTGAGCGTGGGCTGTATCCAGACCTACCGCGACGCGGTGGATTCCTTAGGCGAAGCCGTGGACATGAGCATCAAGGGCATGTACACCTTGCTCGCGCGCTGCGAGGAGCTGGAACGGGCTCTGCAACCGGTCCAGGGGCTGGCACGCCAAGTCCGAGATATCCGACGCACTCTGGAGGTGTTGGAGGCCCTATGCAAGTGA
- the Aurkb gene encoding aurora kinase B — translation MAQKENAYPWPYGSQTSHSGLNTLPQRVLRKEPAVTSALALMNRSNVQSTAAPGQKLAENVSRGPTALRSLTIDDFEIGRPLGKGKFGNVYLAREKKSHFIVALKILFKSQIEKEGVEHQLRREIEIQAHLQHPNILRLYNYFYDRRRIYLILEYAPRGELYKELQKNRTFDEQRTATIMEELSDALMYCHKKKVIHRDIKPENLLLGLQGELKIADFGWSVHAPSLRRKTMCGTLDYLPPEMIEGRTHNEMVDLWCIGVLCYELMVGNPPFESPSHSETYRRIVKVDLKFPPSVPEGAQDLISKLLKHNPSERLPLAQVAAHPWVRAHSRRVLSPSAL, via the exons ATGGCCCAGAAGGAGAACGCCTACCCGTGGCCCTATGGCTCGCAGACG TCTCATTCGGGTCTGAACACCCTGCCCCAGAGAGTCCTGCGGAAGGAGCCTGCTGTGACCTCTGCCCTCGCCCTCATGAACCGGTCCAATGTCCAGTCCACAG CTGCCCCTGGCCAGAAGTTGGCTGAAAATGTCAGTCGGGGCCCCACTGCCTT GCGGTCCCTCACTATTGATGACTTTGAGATCGGACGGCCTCTGGGCAAAGGCAAATTTGGAAATGTGTACTTGGCTCGGGAGAAGAAAAGCCATTTCATCGTGGCTCTCAAGATCCTCTTCAAGTCTCAGATCGAGAAAGAGGGAGTGGAGCACCAGCTGCGCCGGGAGATCGAAATCCAGGCACATCTGCA ACATCCCAACATTCTTCGGCTCTACAACTACTTCTATGACCGCCGGAGGATCTACTTGATACTGGAATATGCCCCGAGGGGAGAGCTCTACAAGGAACTACAGAAGAACCGGACTTTCGATGAGCAGCGGACAGCCACG ATCATGGAGGAACTGTCGGATGCGCTGATGTACTGCCACAAGAAGAAGGTGATTCACAGAGACATAAAACCCGAGAACCTGCTGTTAGGTCTCCAGGGGGAGCTGAAGATTGCGGACTTCGGCTGGTCTGTGCACGCCCCTTCCCTGAG GAGGAAGACCATGTGTGGCACCCTGGACTATCTGCCCCCAGAGATGATTGAGGGGCGCACGCATAACGAAATGGTAGATCTGTGGTGCATCGGGGTGCTCTGCTATGAACTGATGGTGGGGAACCCACCCTTTGAGAGTCCTAGCCACAGTGAGACATACCGTCGGATTGTCAAG GTGGACCTGAAGTTCCCCCCTTCTGTGCCTGAGGGGGCCCAGGACCTCATCTCCAAGCTGCTCAAGCATAACCCGTCAGAACGGCTGCCGCTGGCCCAGGTCGCTGCTCACCCTTGGGTCCGGGCCCACTCCCGGAGGGTCCTGTCTCCCTCGGCTCTTTAG